The Niastella koreensis GR20-10 genome includes a window with the following:
- a CDS encoding RNA polymerase sigma factor, whose protein sequence is MTTTPRNRDSITEFKAGHYTMVKQLYEEHYAALLDFARQLIINKEEAHQIVQETFIRLLGMRDKFNTLVDIKAFLYITVRNICLAYIRADKENEPGGDAAWYDLALIATTRFESAAIREKVLHQMHELVLELPAPEQIVFRMLFYDRLSVQQAAEESGLTAVMVTQRRINAIRLLRERLIAADLFSIPLFIFFVAVFSGEKTL, encoded by the coding sequence ATGACCACCACGCCCCGGAACCGAGATAGCATTACTGAATTTAAGGCCGGCCATTATACAATGGTGAAACAGTTGTATGAAGAGCATTATGCGGCCCTGCTGGATTTTGCCAGGCAGTTAATTATTAATAAGGAAGAAGCCCATCAGATCGTTCAGGAAACATTTATCAGGTTGCTGGGGATGCGCGACAAATTCAATACGCTGGTGGATATTAAAGCCTTCCTGTATATAACGGTACGGAACATCTGTTTGGCCTATATCAGGGCTGATAAAGAAAATGAACCGGGTGGTGACGCTGCCTGGTACGACCTGGCGTTGATAGCAACTACCCGTTTTGAATCGGCTGCCATCAGGGAGAAAGTGTTACATCAAATGCATGAACTCGTGCTGGAATTGCCGGCGCCCGAGCAAATTGTTTTCCGCATGTTATTTTATGATCGCCTTTCTGTGCAGCAGGCGGCGGAAGAATCGGGGCTAACCGCGGTAATGGTAACCCAACGCCGCATAAACGCTATCCGGTTATTACGGGAAAGATTAATTGCGGCTGATCTCTTCTCCATTCCCCTCTTTATATTTTTCGTTGCTGTTTTTTCCGGAGAGAAAACTTTATAG
- a CDS encoding FecR family protein, which translates to MNDVEQLIIDKLTGQIGEEDDLRLEELIAQHQEVEQLWQQMQQVYAMRKAVSFDQSFNMEHAWEALQQKVNMVQPVHEPVTDTVAFPIRNNNTHWLRYSIAAAVAGIILVSLFFLIGSNRSKITVSKGILIKLANGNVVHTSTQDSLARWMGEVRKAKIDPSALNTVMVPAGKRYNFQMSDGSKVWMNSISTLQFPILFTEPTRNLELKGEAYFKVAHQATQPFTVQVNGLTVTALGTEFNIKSYDKEATYISLVTGSVSVQNAKGERIILLPGEWVVAENRNSPLRKELYDETAALGWMQGVYFFTNEKLQQIAVVAERWLDIDIELKDPSLAGIHFTGALDRNKPLSHFFSMLASSGDIRYEVRGSKVFVYRK; encoded by the coding sequence ATGAATGATGTCGAGCAACTCATAATAGATAAACTGACGGGCCAAATTGGTGAGGAGGATGATTTAAGGCTGGAAGAGCTGATTGCCCAACACCAGGAGGTGGAGCAATTGTGGCAGCAGATGCAACAGGTTTATGCCATGCGCAAGGCCGTGAGTTTCGATCAATCATTTAATATGGAGCATGCCTGGGAGGCATTACAGCAAAAAGTAAATATGGTTCAACCGGTTCACGAACCGGTTACAGATACAGTAGCTTTTCCTATCCGCAACAACAATACACACTGGTTGCGCTATAGCATTGCCGCGGCGGTGGCAGGTATTATTTTAGTATCGCTGTTTTTTCTAATCGGCAGCAATCGCAGTAAGATAACTGTTTCAAAAGGCATTCTGATAAAATTAGCGAATGGCAATGTTGTTCATACTTCCACGCAGGATTCTTTAGCCAGATGGATGGGCGAAGTACGCAAAGCAAAAATTGATCCCAGCGCTTTGAATACGGTAATGGTGCCCGCCGGCAAAAGATATAATTTTCAAATGTCCGATGGCAGTAAGGTGTGGATGAATTCGATCTCTACCTTACAATTCCCCATTTTATTTACCGAACCAACACGCAACCTGGAATTAAAAGGCGAAGCCTATTTTAAGGTAGCGCACCAGGCCACACAACCTTTTACGGTGCAGGTGAACGGGTTAACGGTAACTGCACTGGGTACGGAGTTCAATATCAAATCTTATGATAAAGAAGCTACCTACATTTCTTTGGTAACCGGATCTGTGTCGGTACAAAATGCCAAAGGCGAACGTATTATCTTATTACCCGGCGAATGGGTGGTGGCAGAAAACCGCAATAGTCCGCTGCGCAAAGAACTATATGACGAAACCGCTGCATTAGGCTGGATGCAGGGCGTTTACTTTTTCACCAACGAAAAGCTGCAACAGATTGCCGTTGTGGCTGAACGATGGCTCGATATAGATATAGAATTAAAAGATCCCTCCCTGGCCGGCATCCACTTCACCGGCGCCCTCGATCGCAATAAACCACTCAGTCACTTCTTTAGCATGTTAGCTTCTTCCGGGGATATTCGTTATGAAGTCAGGGGGAGTAAGGTGTTTGTTTATCGTAAATAA
- a CDS encoding SusC/RagA family TonB-linked outer membrane protein yields MKLFWPAITMVVVLFTLPLSLLAVPKQEFKVTLQAKRTELSRVFNEIRRQTGFVVFYSNDLFDDKEKINVNFIEAGLDDVMRSLLRGRALGYKITENFIIIIRAIDKRKDTRAIVTPPAISSATDTLPAYKLKGKVTGKEEDAPLGNVSVENLDDHKGVFTSGKGEFAINAQPGDSIRFSYVGKSPKVIIYKGQAFLPVELVNEEERVLSEVIVTGFQNIDKNKFAGAAARLKADEIKLQGVADVSRMLEGRAAGVSIQNVSGTFGTAPKIRVRGATSINGDNKPLWVVDGVVLEDIVNISNDQLSSGDPTTLLGSAVAGLNANDIETFDILKDASATALYGARAMNGVVVITTKRGKAGRLSVNYTGNYSTQLKPNYNDFNIMNSAQQMSVLGELERKGILSPNILDGADNGVYGKMYDLMNGTNGNFPLENTAEARKAFLTRYAMANTDWFDVLFRNNFVQEHSLSVSSGTEKSQSYFSTSFYGDNGWTIADKVNRYTLNYRNNYKFNERMSAGFATVGSVRQQRAPGALARNSNPVEGKFDRDFDINPFSYALNTSRTITPFDQNGNREYFRRNFAPFNIISELENNYLDLNLIDLRLQGDVSFKIFKDLKYEFVGAFRYVKSSREHQITEHANMAEAYRAAGTSTIRKNNKFLYRDPDDPEAQPVVVLPYGGFYNRTEDMLQNYDFRNSLTWSKILKAKHTINILAGQQVKYADRQRFANTGYGYQYDNGGTAFVDYRILKQTIENNFPYYGMSRDYDRFVALYASGNYSYDGKYNFTSTIRYDGSNRLGQSKKARWLPTWSVAGSWNVEQEAFMRDVHWADYLTLRASYGLTASMGPATNSSIVLKNINTRRPYLSEVESVIQLANLENADLTWEKLYTTNLGVDAGFFKRRLTMSLDVYRRRSFDLISLIKTSGIGGETPKAANYADMESKGMELLVGGEVIKQKNWGWRVNATFGYNSTDITNARNNPLIFDLVIAEGGNRQGYPVRSLFSLNYKGLDHQSGKPIFIDQTGKTSSDVYLQDDNISNLVYNGPVDPTITGGLSNTFHYKSFSLNVFLTYQAGNRIRLYPAFHSNYSDMTAMPREFTDRWIMPGDEQYTSVPSILDAYYLAQLGGAYPYNNYNYSTQRIAKGDFVRLKTVSLTWQVQADWIKKTGISNLLLTASAINPWLIYADDKLKGQDPEFFNAGGVAQPIQKQITLSVKVGI; encoded by the coding sequence ATGAAATTGTTTTGGCCAGCCATTACTATGGTGGTTGTGCTATTCACATTACCCTTATCCTTACTGGCTGTACCCAAGCAGGAGTTCAAAGTAACCCTGCAGGCTAAGCGTACTGAGTTAAGCAGGGTGTTCAATGAAATCCGCCGCCAAACCGGGTTTGTGGTTTTTTACAGCAACGATCTTTTTGACGATAAGGAAAAGATAAATGTAAATTTTATTGAAGCAGGCCTGGATGATGTAATGCGAAGCCTGCTACGCGGCCGGGCACTGGGTTATAAGATCACCGAGAATTTCATTATCATAATAAGGGCGATCGATAAAAGGAAAGATACCAGAGCTATCGTAACGCCACCCGCTATTAGTTCTGCAACAGATACCTTACCTGCCTATAAATTAAAAGGAAAAGTAACCGGCAAAGAGGAGGATGCACCACTGGGAAATGTGTCTGTGGAGAACCTCGATGACCACAAAGGCGTGTTCACCAGCGGCAAGGGCGAGTTTGCCATCAATGCGCAACCGGGTGACAGCATCCGGTTTTCGTACGTGGGAAAATCACCCAAAGTAATAATATATAAAGGCCAGGCTTTTTTGCCGGTTGAACTGGTCAATGAAGAAGAGCGCGTGTTGAGTGAAGTGATTGTTACCGGTTTTCAGAATATAGATAAGAACAAATTTGCCGGCGCTGCTGCCCGCCTGAAAGCCGATGAGATCAAGCTGCAGGGCGTGGCCGATGTTAGCCGCATGCTGGAAGGCAGGGCTGCCGGTGTTAGTATCCAAAACGTGTCAGGCACATTTGGCACCGCACCCAAGATCAGGGTGCGCGGAGCTACTTCTATAAATGGTGATAACAAACCACTATGGGTGGTGGATGGTGTTGTGCTGGAAGACATCGTAAACATCTCCAACGATCAGTTATCAAGTGGCGACCCAACCACATTGTTAGGTTCGGCAGTGGCAGGGTTAAATGCCAACGATATTGAAACCTTCGATATTTTAAAAGATGCCTCGGCAACGGCCTTGTATGGCGCCCGGGCCATGAATGGGGTAGTGGTGATCACTACCAAAAGAGGAAAGGCCGGCCGTTTATCGGTTAATTATACCGGTAATTACAGTACCCAGCTAAAGCCGAATTATAATGATTTCAACATTATGAATTCTGCCCAGCAGATGTCGGTACTGGGCGAGCTGGAACGAAAAGGGATTCTTAGTCCAAATATACTCGATGGAGCCGACAACGGCGTATACGGCAAGATGTACGACCTGATGAACGGCACTAATGGAAACTTTCCGTTGGAAAATACGGCTGAAGCACGCAAGGCTTTTTTAACCCGTTATGCGATGGCCAATACCGATTGGTTCGATGTGTTGTTCCGGAACAATTTTGTGCAGGAGCATTCATTGAGTGTTTCTTCAGGAACAGAAAAATCGCAGTCGTATTTTTCAACCAGTTTTTATGGCGACAATGGCTGGACGATCGCCGACAAGGTAAACCGCTATACGTTGAACTATCGCAACAACTATAAGTTCAACGAACGCATGTCTGCCGGATTTGCCACCGTAGGATCGGTTCGTCAGCAGCGGGCGCCGGGCGCCCTGGCCCGTAACAGCAATCCCGTTGAAGGAAAGTTTGACCGGGATTTTGATATTAACCCCTTTAGCTATGCGCTTAATACCAGCCGTACTATAACGCCTTTCGATCAGAACGGCAACCGGGAATACTTTAGAAGAAATTTCGCACCCTTTAATATCATCAGCGAACTGGAGAACAACTACCTCGATCTGAACCTCATCGATCTCCGCCTGCAGGGCGATGTGTCGTTCAAAATATTCAAAGACCTGAAGTATGAATTTGTAGGCGCTTTTCGCTATGTAAAATCATCCCGCGAACACCAGATCACCGAACACGCGAATATGGCAGAAGCCTATCGCGCTGCCGGTACTTCTACTATCAGAAAGAATAACAAATTCCTGTATCGCGATCCGGATGATCCCGAAGCGCAGCCCGTAGTGGTGTTGCCCTATGGAGGTTTTTACAACCGTACCGAAGATATGTTGCAGAACTACGATTTCCGCAACAGCCTTACCTGGTCAAAGATCCTCAAGGCAAAACATACCATCAATATCCTGGCCGGTCAGCAGGTAAAGTATGCCGACCGCCAGCGTTTCGCCAATACGGGTTACGGCTATCAATACGATAACGGGGGAACCGCTTTTGTTGATTACCGCATTCTGAAACAAACCATAGAAAATAATTTTCCTTATTATGGCATGAGCCGCGATTACGATCGCTTTGTTGCCCTGTATGCTTCGGGTAATTATTCCTATGACGGCAAGTATAATTTTACCAGCACCATCCGCTACGATGGATCCAACAGATTGGGGCAATCGAAAAAAGCCCGCTGGCTGCCCACCTGGAGTGTGGCCGGCTCCTGGAATGTAGAGCAGGAAGCTTTTATGCGGGATGTACACTGGGCCGATTACCTTACCCTGCGTGCCAGTTATGGTTTAACTGCCAGTATGGGGCCCGCTACCAACTCAAGCATTGTACTGAAGAATATCAATACCCGCCGCCCATACCTAAGCGAAGTGGAATCGGTGATCCAGCTGGCCAATCTCGAAAACGCCGATCTTACCTGGGAGAAATTATACACCACCAACCTGGGCGTGGATGCCGGTTTCTTCAAACGCCGCCTCACCATGAGCCTGGATGTATACCGGCGCCGGAGTTTCGATCTTATCAGTCTGATTAAAACATCGGGTATCGGTGGAGAAACGCCTAAGGCCGCCAATTATGCCGATATGGAATCGAAGGGGATGGAATTGTTGGTGGGGGGCGAAGTAATAAAACAAAAGAACTGGGGCTGGAGAGTGAATGCCACGTTTGGCTATAATTCCACCGATATCACCAATGCCCGGAACAATCCGCTTATTTTTGACCTGGTTATTGCTGAAGGTGGAAACCGCCAGGGTTACCCCGTGCGCAGCCTGTTCTCCCTCAATTACAAAGGACTCGATCATCAATCCGGCAAACCCATTTTTATCGATCAAACCGGTAAAACCAGTTCGGATGTTTACCTGCAGGATGACAACATCAGTAACCTCGTATACAACGGACCGGTAGATCCCACCATTACCGGTGGATTATCCAATACCTTCCATTATAAATCATTTTCCCTGAATGTTTTTCTTACGTACCAGGCTGGCAACCGCATCCGGTTGTACCCGGCTTTTCATTCCAACTATTCGGATATGACTGCCATGCCCAGGGAATTTACCGATCGCTGGATTATGCCGGGTGATGAACAATATACCAGTGTGCCTTCCATACTCGATGCTTATTACCTGGCGCAGTTGGGCGGCGCGTACCCTTACAACAATTATAACTATTCAACACAACGGATTGCCAAAGGAGATTTTGTTCGCCTGAAAACGGTATCGCTTACCTGGCAGGTACAAGCTGACTGGATCAAAAAAACAGGCATCAGCAATTTGTTGCTGACTGCATCTGCCATCAATCCCTGGCTGATCTATGCGGATGATAAACTGAAAGGACAGGACCCGGAGTTTTTTAATGCGGGAGGAGTGGCGCAACCTATTCAAAAGCAGATTACGCTTTCGGTAAAAGTGGGGATTTAG
- a CDS encoding TerB family tellurite resistance protein, which produces MKDGKFEESELDNISDKLVSIGLQKKLNFKDEMRKFKSYQNTITDEDIYLKYLISIINSNNNLALFSWCIELCAADGNISDDEDRLLDRIGNLLNIGDTEQDLIRRLMIQRGKVLQEKAF; this is translated from the coding sequence ATGAAGGACGGGAAATTTGAAGAGTCTGAGTTGGATAACATATCCGACAAACTCGTTTCCATAGGTCTGCAAAAGAAGCTCAACTTCAAGGATGAAATGCGCAAGTTCAAATCGTACCAGAACACCATTACCGATGAAGACATCTACCTGAAATACCTGATCAGCATCATTAATTCGAACAACAACCTGGCGCTGTTTTCCTGGTGCATAGAATTGTGTGCTGCAGATGGCAACATCAGTGACGACGAAGACCGGCTGCTTGACCGCATTGGCAACCTGCTGAATATTGGTGATACGGAACAGGATCTTATACGGCGGCTAATGATACAGAGAGGGAAAGTACTACAAGAGAAAGCATTTTGA
- a CDS encoding zinc-binding metallopeptidase, translating to MKRFATYFCITLLIIGCKKSENLGSVDDISGLGGDTWVKGPIDNWVYDNLTKPFNISVKYKWDQFELELNKDLVPPDEEKIIPVMQAVKKVWIDTYIAEAGDVFIKNYCPKFFVLCGSASWNTDGTITLGTAEGGRKIVLYVLNDFRTKAMTDYTPSDSNTVKQLFHTIEHEFGHILHQNVLYPEDFKRITPGFYTANWNNVSDNAARRDGFVTAYAMSAPDEDFVEMIAMMLIEGRAGFDKIVNSIPAGTSINGITQADAIAKLRKKETMVVSYYKDVWSVDFYSLQNRVRLAVDALIN from the coding sequence ATGAAAAGGTTTGCTACATATTTCTGTATAACGCTCTTAATAATCGGATGTAAGAAGTCCGAAAACTTAGGTAGTGTAGATGATATCTCCGGGTTAGGGGGCGATACCTGGGTGAAAGGGCCGATAGATAACTGGGTATATGATAATTTAACCAAACCCTTCAATATCTCTGTCAAGTATAAGTGGGACCAGTTTGAACTGGAACTGAACAAAGACCTGGTGCCGCCAGACGAAGAAAAGATCATTCCCGTAATGCAGGCGGTAAAGAAAGTATGGATTGATACCTATATAGCCGAAGCCGGCGATGTATTCATTAAAAATTATTGCCCCAAGTTTTTTGTGTTGTGCGGCAGCGCCAGCTGGAATACCGATGGCACTATCACCCTTGGAACTGCTGAAGGCGGACGCAAGATCGTTTTGTATGTGTTGAACGATTTCAGAACAAAGGCCATGACGGATTATACGCCTTCCGATTCCAATACAGTAAAACAATTATTCCACACCATAGAGCATGAGTTTGGTCATATCCTTCATCAGAATGTTTTGTACCCTGAAGATTTTAAACGGATCACACCTGGTTTTTACACGGCCAACTGGAACAATGTATCGGACAATGCTGCCCGGCGGGATGGTTTTGTAACGGCTTATGCGATGTCGGCCCCGGACGAAGATTTTGTAGAAATGATTGCGATGATGCTGATAGAGGGGCGGGCCGGCTTTGATAAGATCGTGAACTCCATTCCGGCCGGCACCAGCATCAATGGCATTACCCAGGCCGATGCGATAGCCAAGCTGCGCAAGAAAGAAACGATGGTGGTTAGTTATTATAAGGATGTGTGGAGCGTTGACTTTTATTCATTACAGAACAGGGTTAGGTTGGCCGTTGATGCTTTGATTAATTGA
- a CDS encoding RagB/SusD family nutrient uptake outer membrane protein: MQKLLIYTIFTILLGITGCKKFLEKPPDNRAVLNSPEKVSQLLGTAYPQANYMAFCESISDNVADKGIGSLERTNIDPFNFKDVANTEEDSPEFYWNACYKAIAAANQALEACSNAKDPDSYTSQKGEALVCRAYAHFMLVTFFSKAYDAATAGNDPGIPYVLQPEKVVFQQYERKTVQYVYDMIEKDLTTGLPLIDDKRYSVPRYHFTKAAAHAFAARFYLFKREYAKVVEHASLVFPNNNVVAMLRPWNTEYRVLTYNELWARYAKATEPANLLLAETQSVWARNYVGVRYGLDASKANEILLGPNVTGGTRIFRFQLYTAGTNNYFLPKVNEYFVRESVNAEIGLPYVMVPLLTAEEVLFNRAEANVYLNKIDDVLSDLNVYARTRIYNYNASQHTITAGKIMSFYRTSDVQPGALAAVMDFKRAEFVQEGMRWFDLLRYKIPVVHPTAEGPVLTLAADDPMRVFQIPDVAKLAGIAQNPRR; this comes from the coding sequence ATGCAAAAGCTACTGATATACACAATATTTACAATACTACTGGGAATAACCGGTTGTAAAAAGTTTTTGGAAAAACCTCCCGATAACCGGGCGGTGCTGAACTCACCTGAGAAGGTATCGCAGTTGTTGGGCACAGCGTATCCGCAGGCCAATTACATGGCGTTTTGTGAAAGCATTTCAGATAATGTGGCCGATAAAGGTATTGGTTCACTGGAGCGCACGAATATAGATCCTTTCAATTTTAAAGATGTAGCCAATACCGAAGAAGACTCGCCCGAGTTTTACTGGAATGCCTGTTACAAAGCTATTGCTGCAGCCAACCAGGCATTGGAAGCCTGTTCCAATGCAAAAGATCCGGACAGTTATACTTCACAAAAAGGCGAGGCATTGGTATGCCGGGCCTATGCGCATTTTATGCTGGTTACTTTTTTCTCAAAAGCCTATGATGCTGCCACCGCCGGTAATGATCCCGGGATTCCTTATGTGTTACAACCGGAGAAAGTGGTGTTTCAACAGTATGAAAGAAAGACGGTGCAGTATGTGTACGACATGATTGAAAAAGACCTGACCACAGGATTACCCCTCATCGATGATAAACGTTACAGTGTGCCCCGCTATCATTTTACCAAAGCGGCGGCTCATGCGTTTGCAGCCCGCTTTTATTTATTCAAACGCGAGTATGCAAAGGTAGTGGAACATGCCTCTCTGGTTTTTCCCAATAATAATGTGGTGGCCATGCTGCGTCCCTGGAATACCGAATACCGGGTGCTTACTTATAATGAATTGTGGGCGCGTTATGCCAAAGCTACTGAGCCGGCCAATCTGTTACTGGCAGAAACCCAATCGGTTTGGGCCCGTAATTATGTAGGCGTACGGTATGGACTGGATGCTTCTAAAGCAAATGAGATCTTATTGGGGCCAAACGTAACCGGTGGTACCCGCATCTTCCGGTTCCAGTTGTATACGGCGGGTACCAACAATTATTTTCTTCCCAAGGTGAACGAATATTTTGTAAGGGAATCGGTCAATGCCGAGATCGGTCTCCCATATGTAATGGTGCCGCTGCTTACGGCCGAAGAAGTATTGTTTAACCGCGCTGAAGCGAATGTATACCTCAATAAGATCGACGACGTGCTGAGTGATCTGAATGTGTATGCCAGAACGCGCATCTATAATTACAATGCTTCGCAACATACGATCACTGCCGGGAAGATCATGTCATTTTATCGAACCAGTGATGTGCAGCCCGGCGCCCTGGCAGCTGTGATGGATTTTAAACGGGCTGAGTTTGTACAGGAAGGGATGAGGTGGTTTGATCTGCTGAGGTATAAAATTCCTGTTGTTCATCCTACCGCCGAAGGGCCGGTGCTAACGCTCGCGGCAGATGATCCCATGCGGGTGTTTCAGATCCCGGATGTGGCGAAGCTGGCAGGCATTGCGCAGAACCCCAGGAGGTAA
- a CDS encoding RNA polymerase sigma factor has protein sequence MGAETDHILLQLLKMADPQGFKALFQRYYKTLCIQAFLLLQDQGEAEDLVQDVFVKFWQERKFEIVQQSLGAYLTTMVKHAALNLLKHKSRVNRKEKTYQERIDIIENTHVMEIQETAQMVQSVIAQLPEQCKRIFELVCVEGKKYQEAAVIAGVTVNTVKTQLRRAFAKLRESLRDYYYFTGLSPVLYILLS, from the coding sequence ATGGGTGCTGAAACAGACCATATCCTACTACAATTGCTTAAAATGGCTGACCCGCAAGGGTTCAAAGCGTTATTCCAACGGTATTACAAAACCCTGTGCATACAGGCATTCCTGTTATTACAGGACCAGGGCGAAGCGGAAGACCTGGTGCAGGATGTTTTTGTAAAATTCTGGCAGGAGCGCAAATTTGAGATTGTACAACAATCGCTGGGTGCTTACCTAACCACCATGGTGAAACATGCTGCTTTGAATTTGCTGAAGCATAAAAGCAGGGTGAACCGCAAAGAAAAGACTTACCAGGAACGTATTGACATCATTGAAAATACCCACGTAATGGAGATCCAGGAAACCGCTCAAATGGTACAAAGTGTGATTGCCCAGCTGCCTGAGCAATGCAAACGTATCTTTGAACTGGTTTGCGTGGAAGGCAAAAAGTACCAGGAGGCAGCTGTTATTGCCGGTGTAACCGTAAATACGGTTAAAACCCAGCTGCGACGGGCATTTGCAAAACTTCGGGAAAGTCTGCGCGACTATTATTATTTTACCGGCTTGTCACCTGTTTTGTATATTTTATTGTCTTAA
- a CDS encoding DUF4302 domain-containing protein: protein MKIIAHIILVTIILTSCNKDKSPFDKSVDDRINEQLGSYQQVISGAANGWTATLITKPGNTYSFYFRFNDSNRVFMYCDFDTTTAGVLKESSYRLKSLQQPCLIFDTYSYVHLLADPDASKNGGVYGGGLLSDFEFSIDTCTTDSIKLTGRFNGSAAILRKASAQDRAAWENKAVRNNLVGLNNLGKILNYFKRLTYNGTDYEIRFIAAYKVAIITWKDAAGMAHTVTTPYYISPSGIVFPIPVVNGSTTITGLNITGYNTTTNTVQVRLNNTDATIAGAIRPVNPDVQAARRWWQWGADAQSYWFSWNGFHADGVDDAFKLKTLQTDTSQFYYLTYWPGVQPSSGSSFDALIPFYYIPRINDIDFIYGTAPKPTFQSDGRVQFSLLSDLTVGPYPTTGPASKTKDQFFNSNGYWFVQTGENSYDMVSAKDAKTWITWQH from the coding sequence ATGAAAATAATAGCACACATAATTCTCGTAACGATCATCTTAACATCCTGTAACAAGGACAAAAGCCCTTTCGATAAGAGCGTAGACGATCGGATAAACGAACAGCTGGGTAGTTACCAACAGGTGATTTCAGGGGCGGCCAATGGCTGGACGGCCACCCTGATCACCAAACCGGGCAATACCTATAGTTTTTATTTCCGGTTCAATGACAGCAACCGCGTGTTTATGTATTGCGATTTTGATACTACCACTGCCGGGGTGTTGAAGGAAAGCAGTTACCGGTTGAAATCATTGCAGCAGCCCTGTTTGATCTTCGATACCTATAGTTATGTGCATTTGCTGGCCGATCCCGATGCCAGCAAGAACGGAGGCGTGTATGGCGGCGGGCTGTTATCGGATTTTGAATTTTCTATTGACACCTGCACGACAGACAGTATCAAACTTACCGGCCGCTTTAATGGCAGTGCGGCTATTTTAAGAAAGGCTTCCGCACAGGACCGCGCGGCCTGGGAAAACAAAGCGGTGCGTAATAACCTGGTTGGATTGAACAACCTGGGAAAGATCCTGAACTACTTTAAACGGCTTACCTATAATGGTACTGATTATGAGATCCGGTTTATTGCGGCTTATAAAGTTGCGATCATTACCTGGAAAGATGCTGCCGGTATGGCGCATACGGTTACAACACCTTATTATATTTCTCCCTCCGGAATAGTGTTCCCCATTCCGGTAGTGAATGGAAGTACCACCATTACAGGATTAAATATTACCGGATATAATACAACAACGAATACAGTTCAGGTACGGTTGAATAACACGGATGCCACAATTGCCGGGGCAATAAGACCTGTAAATCCCGATGTACAGGCTGCCCGGCGTTGGTGGCAATGGGGTGCCGATGCGCAAAGCTATTGGTTCTCCTGGAATGGCTTTCATGCAGATGGAGTAGACGATGCATTCAAACTGAAGACGCTGCAAACAGATACGTCGCAGTTCTATTACCTTACTTACTGGCCGGGGGTGCAACCTTCTTCCGGGTCGTCTTTTGATGCGTTGATCCCGTTTTACTACATCCCTCGCATCAATGACATCGATTTTATTTATGGCACTGCGCCTAAACCAACATTTCAATCAGATGGCCGGGTGCAATTCAGTTTGTTGAGCGACCTCACGGTAGGTCCTTACCCAACAACCGGTCCTGCTTCAAAAACAAAAGATCAATTCTTTAATAGTAATGGGTACTGGTTTGTACAAACCGGTGAGAACAGTTATGACATGGTGAGTGCGAAGGATGCGAAGACCTGGATTACGTGGCAACATTAG